The Gloeobacter violaceus PCC 7421 DNA window CCGGGTAGCGATTATCCCCCACAGCTTTGCCGAAACAACCTTGGGTGCAATCAAACCCGGTGACCCAGTCAACCTGGAGGCGGATCTCATCGGCAAGTACGTCGAGAAGCTTCTGGGCGGCAGTAAACGTGACAGCCAGGAAAACCTGACCCCTGCCTTCCTGGCCGAGCACGGTTTTCTATAAGTGCAAGCCGTTCTTGAATTGATCCGATCGGTGGTCTTGCAGAGGTTTAGACTGAAGGCATCCAGAAAGAACAAGCCTGTGACTCAGAATATTGAAGCGACGTTCGACGGAACGGTGTTGCACCCCGAAAAACCACTGCAACTCCAGGCCAACACCCGAGTCGGTCAGACTTCAACAGGAAATACGTAACCATTTCGCTGATTGCTGTGCCTACTGTCAAACAGCAGAAATGCTCACAAAACCCAATCACTCAAGAATTTGCTTGTGCGCCACAATAGCCAGAATTTGACAATCTACGAAGGCGGTTGCCACTGCGGCGCTGTGCGCTTTCGCGTGGCGGTGGAAAAGCACGAGGCGGACGATTGCAACTGCTCCATCTGCCGCAAAAAAGGATTCCTGCACCTGATCGTGCCGAACGAGCGCTTCACGTTGATAAGCGGCACCGATGCCCTAAGCACCTACACGTTCAACACCGGCGTGGCCAAACACACCTTCTGCCGGGTCTGCGGGATCCACCCGTTCTACCGGCCCCGCTCCCACCCGGATGCCGTGGACGTCAACGTGCGCTGTCTCGACGGCGAGGTGCTCGAAAAGTTCTCGATTGTCCCATTCGACGGAGCGCACTGGGAGCAAAGCATGGAGCAGGCCCAACTCCAGGGGCGGTGGCAGAGCAATTGAACGATTGCCGTCAGCGGCCGACGCGGATGGCCCGCCAGAACATGCCCATCGCCCCGCCCACCACGAAGACAATATCGAACAGCAACCGCGCGGTGTTGCCGATAAATTCACCGACAAATTGAACGGGTTCGCTCGCCTCCAGTGCTAAACCCAGCAGGGGAGGCAGGTTCTGCAGCGCGATTCCCAGAGCCCAGCCCACCGGAAAGGCGGTGAGCGAAACGGTGAGCACCAGTGCCCAACCGATGCCGTTGTCGATCATCTGCCGTGAGAACAGACGGCTGAAAATCAGCCGGGCGAGCACCCCGCCTGCCACTCCGCACAACAGCGGCACGCCGACACCGACGAGGGTGGTGCGCAGCGGGCCGGGGGTGGCAAAAAACACCACCACCAACAGCGGGCAGATCACCAAAAGCCCGAGATCGGCGAGCACGGCGCTCCAGGCGATCTCGGGCCAGGGCAGAAGCTTGATGCGTTGCAGCATGGCATCGGGTGCGAAGGTCTGCCTTATTCTATCGAATCGCGCTGGAAGTGCCGCTCCAGCAACTTCTGCGCCCGCGGCCTGAAGAGCAGATAAAAGAGCATCTCGACGTAACGGAGCAGGTCCTCGCGGTTCTCCTGGGAGCCGTAGTTCCAGAAGCCGTAGATGCGTGCCAGGGTCAGCAAGCGGGTGGTGTGGATTTTCCAGGTGTAGGTGCTGTAGACCCGCTGGACGGCCCGCTCGGAGATTTGCTGCCAGTAGGCGGGATTGGCCTCGCACTTGCTCACAAATTCGAGCAGCTTCTCCGCCGTCTCCTCCAGGGCATTGGGGTTGATGAGAAACCCGTTGACGCCGTCCTGGATAATTTCGAGCGGTCCGCCGAAGCGCGTCGCAAAAGTAGGCA harbors:
- a CDS encoding GFA family protein — translated: MRHNSQNLTIYEGGCHCGAVRFRVAVEKHEADDCNCSICRKKGFLHLIVPNERFTLISGTDALSTYTFNTGVAKHTFCRVCGIHPFYRPRSHPDAVDVNVRCLDGEVLEKFSIVPFDGAHWEQSMEQAQLQGRWQSN